In the Vitis vinifera cultivar Pinot Noir 40024 chromosome 2, ASM3070453v1 genome, one interval contains:
- the LOC100241093 gene encoding uncharacterized protein At5g39865, whose product MGCVSSTLLNHEEELGQLSGSTLGHHIVSLTSTTYGLLNLDPPPQPTHPPTLTPRFTLGSVFPSPLSEPRGIRSEPEVINSWELMAGLDADSFRFPPLPLAPSKPKALAIKETNINKENSNPNRPNCGDELRVLKPLNDSVLRQCLALLDGFERLCPPNGENRVVVYTTTLRGVRKTFEDCNAVRAAIEGLGVSLCERDISMDRGFKEELRELMKGKDSCQMVPPRVFVKGRYVGGAEEVLKIVEEGCLGELLQGLPKIRAGEVCEGCGGVRFLPCFQCNGSCKMVMMVKEEMEQKQGRSVVVRCPDCNENGLVLCPICS is encoded by the coding sequence ATGGGGTGTGTTTCTTCAACTCTGCTGAACCATGAGGAGGAGTTGGGTCAATTGAGTGGCTCAACGCTGGGTCACCATATTGTGTCGCTCACGTCCACCACCTATGGCCTGCTCAACCTCGATCCACCTCCTCAACCCACCCACCCACCAACCTTAACTCCTCGGTTTACCCTCGGCTCGGTGTTCCCCAGCCCGCTCTCCGAACCGAGGGGCATAAGGTCAGAGCCAGAGGTGATCAACTCCTGGGAGCTCATGGCGGGTCTCGACGCCGACAGCTTCCGCTTCCCTCCTCTCCCGCTAGCCCCCTCCAAACCGAAGGCATTGGCCATCAAAGAGACCAACATCAATAAAGAGAACTCTAACCCCAATCGTCCCAATTGCGGTGATGAATTGAGGGTTCTGAAGCCATTGAACGACAGCGTTTTGCGACAATGTTTGGCGTTGCTGGATGGGTTCGAGAGGCTGTGCCCACCGAATGGAGAGAACAGAGTGGTGGTCTACACGACGACGTTGAGAGGAGTGCGGAAGACGTTTGAGGACTGCAACGCCGTGAGGGCGGCGATTGAAGGCCTTGGGGTGTCGCTGTGCGAGCGAGACATTTCGATGGATCGAGGGTTCAAGGAGGAGTTGAGGGAGCTGATGAAGGGGAAAGACAGTTGCCAGATGGTGCCGCCGAGGGTGTTTGTGAAGGGGAGGTATGTGGGTGGGGCTGAGGAGGTGCTGAAGATAGTGGAAGAGGGGTGTTTGGGTGAGCTGCTTCAAGGGTTGCCTAAGATCAGAGCTGGTGAGGTCTGCGAGGGCTGTGGGGGAGTGAGGTTTTTGCCTTGTTTTCAATGTAATGGCAGCTGTAAGATGGTGATGATGGTGAAGGAGGAGATGGAGCAAAAGCAAGGGAGGAGTGTTGTGGTGAGGTGCCCGGATTGTAATGAGAATGGTTTGGTGCTCTGCCCCATCTGTAGCTGA
- the LOC100244394 gene encoding NAC domain-containing protein 43 has product MSEDMNLSVNGQSQVPPGFRFHPTEEELLHYYLRKKVAYEKIDLDVIRDVDLNKLEPWDIQEKCKIGSTPQNDWYFFSHKDKKYPTGTRTNRATAAGFWKATGRDKVIYSSFRRIGMRKTLVFYKGRAPHGQKSDWIMHEYRLEENTPVHDTMASNSLGESMPEDGWVVCRVFRKKNYQKTLESPKSTSNSMDSRTQMLNSSNDGVLDQILSYMGRTCKQENEAISNVNFSDSNNTMRFLNQNNTGISEGLQERFMHLPRLESPTLPSLPNNSSHFDQERCFNIACLQSIDEMLRGSEPSSENQGSGCNTTPVHDPKAGLNDWVAFDRLVASQLNGQVDTKQLSCFSTDPNMGFCLSPDHDVELSHLRSSRPNPNPQNYNSEMDLWNFTRSSSSSSSDPLGHLSV; this is encoded by the exons ATGTCAGAGGATATGAATCTATCAGTGAATGGTCAGTCTCAGGTCCCTCCAGGGTTCCGATTCCATCCTACAGAAGAGGAGCTTCTGCACTACTATTTGAGGAAGAAGGTGGCCTATGAGAAGATAGACCTGGATGTGATTCGTGATGTTGATCTTAATAAGCTTGAGCCCTGGGATATTCAAG AGAAATGCAAAATAGGATCCACTCCACAGAATGATTGGTACTTCTTCAGTCACAAAGATAAGAAGTACCCCACAGGGACAAGAACAAATCGCGCCACCGCAGCAGGGTTCTGGAAAGCCACTGGGCGCGATAAGGTTATCTACAGTAGCTTTAGAAGAATTGGAATGAGGAAGACACTGGTTTTCTACAAGGGTCGAGCCCCACACGGACAAAAGTCCGATTGGATCATGCATGAGTACAGGCTTGAGGAGAACACCCCAGTTCATGACACCATG GCATCCAATTCACTGGGAGAGTCCATGCCAGAAGATGGTTGGGTGGTCTGCCGCGTTTTCAGAAAGAAAAACTACCAGAAGACCTTGGAGAGCCCTAAAAGCACATCAAACTCTATGGATTCAAGGACCCAGATGCTCAATTCAAGCAACGATGGGGTTCTAGATCAGATACTTTCCTACATGGGAAGGACTTGCAAGCAGGAAAATGAAGCAATCAGCAACGTGAACTTCTCTGACAGCAACAACACCATGAGGTTTCTCAACCAAAACAACACAGGCATCAGCGAGGGTCTCCAAGAAAGGTTTATGCATCTTCCAAGGCTGGAGAGCCCAACTCTTCCTTCTCTGCCCAACAACAGCTCACACTTTGATCAGGAACGGTGTTTTAATATTGCTTGCTTGCAATCAATTGATGAGATGCTCAGAGGAAGTGAGCCTTCCTCTGAGAACCAAGGCAGTGGGTGTAACACCACCCCAGTTCATGACCCCAAAGCTGGGCTCAATGACTGGGTTGCCTTTGACAGGCTGGTGGCTTCTCAGCTCAATGGTCAAGTGGACACCAAGCAACTCTCCTGTTTCAGTACAGACCCCAACATGGGTTTCTGCCTTTCTCCTGACCATGATGTAGAATTATCACACCTACGTTCGAGTAGACCGAATCCAAACCCCCAGAACTATAACAGCGAGATGGATCTGTGGAACTTCACTCGatcatcctcctcctcctcatcAGACCCATTAGGCCATTTGTCGGTATAA
- the LOC100246209 gene encoding uncharacterized protein LOC100246209, translating to MGNCLFGGLGEAGAVIKVVTSNGGIMEFYAPVTAECITNEFPGHGIFRSHDLFWKPLSHHEELHPGESYFLLPINNTGSSTGGHVAQVGHVRSNSVPTSLVAPYRMSFENQGMLKRSYTDVFSRYNNTGVWKVKLVICPEQLLEILSQEARTQELIESVRTVAKCGNGVSPMGFSDQWSFSSSMNASSKQDGLLEI from the coding sequence ATGGGGAACTGCCTGTTTGGAGGCTTGGGAGAGGCTGGTGCAGTAATCAAAGTAGTAACATCCAATGGTGGCATCATGGAGTTCTATGCACCAGTAACTGCAGAATGCATCACCAATGAATTTCCTGGCCATGGCATTTTTCGAAGCCATGACCTCTTCTGGAAGCCACTTTCCCACCATGAAGAGCTTCATCCAGGAGAATCATACTTTCTCCTCCCAATCAACAACACAGGTAGTAGTACTGGTGGCCATGTCGCCCAAGTAGGCCATGTTAGATCAAACAGTGTTCCTACATCTCTTGTTGCGCCGTATAGGATGTCTTTTGAGAATCAAGGGATGCTGAAGAGGTCATACACCGATGTGTTCTCTAGATACAACAACACTGGAGTATGGAAGGTGAAGCTGGTGATCTGCCCCGAACAGTTATTGGAGATATTGTCACAAGAAGCTCGAACCCAGGAGTTGATTGAGAGCGTGAGGACGGTTGCAAAATGTGGAAATGGGGTCTCACCTATGGGGTTTTCAGACCAGTGGAGCTTCTCAAGCAGCATGAATGCTTCCTCTAAGCAAGATGGCTTACTAGAAATTTAG
- the LOC104881495 gene encoding uncharacterized protein LOC104881495 — MANCFVLYRPRKRPIPLAAAARHKKVLQVVKEDGKILEYRAPMLVKDMLIKFPGYGFALSPEALQPLPPSYQLKAGHVYHLLPLYDPVQIASPAHNSPSVDLDSANGTKRIKVIITKHQLQELLLQKVSVEEMLSGLQKDAWDGVHSSVKRWRPLLETIPEGSEY; from the coding sequence ATGGCCAATTGCTTTGTCCTGTATCGGCCCAGAAAAAGGCCTATTCCTCTAGCAGCTGCAGCTAGGCATAAAAAAGTGTTACAGGTTGTGAAGGAAGATGGCAAGATTTTAGAGTACAGGGCACCTATGCTTGTTAAAGATATGTTGATCAAGTTCCCTGGTTATGGTTTCGCCTTATCGCCTGAAGCTTTACAGCCCCTTCCACCAAGTTACCAGCTCAAGGCTGGACATGTATACCATCTTCTTCCGCTCTATGATCCGGTTCAGATTGCCTCCCCTGCACATAATTCTCCTTCAGTGGACCTGGACAGCGCGAATGGTACTAAGAGAATAAAAGTAATTATAACAAAGCATCAGCTTCAGGAATTGCTGTTACAGAAAGTATCAGTGGAGGAGATGCTCTCAGGACTTCAAAAAGATGCATGGGATGGAGTTCATTCGTCGGTGAAAAGGTGGAGGCCATTGCTTGAAACCATCCCTGAAGGTAGTGAATACTGA
- the LOC100256495 gene encoding alcohol dehydrogenase-like 3 codes for MQKPQGESVSGVHTESETTGKVITCKAAVVLGPGQPFVIEEIQVDPPQKMEVRVKILYTSICHTDLSYWKGESEAYRVYPRILGHEAAGIVESVGEGVVDMRKGDHVIPIFNGECGDCVYCKCDKTNLCERFRVHPLRSVMVNDGNCRFSTKDGKPIFHFLNTSTFTEYTVLHSACVVKIDSKAPLKKMILLSCGVSSGLGAAWNTAKVQAGSSVAIFGLGSVGLAAAEGARTRGASKIIGVDINPNKFIKGKAMGLTDFINPNDSKNPVHEIIQEMTGGGVDYSFECAGNLDVLREAFLSTHEGWGMTVLLGIHPTPRMLPIHPMELFDGRRIIGSVFGDFKGKTQLPHFAQQCMRGVVNLDEFITHELPFEKINEAFQLLADGKSLRCVLHL; via the exons ATGCAGAAGCCACAGGGTGAGTCGGTTAGTGGCGTCCACACTGAAAGTGAGACCACTGGGAAGGTCATCACTTGCAAAG CTGCTGTTGTGCTGGGTCCGGGACAGCCCTTTGTCATAGAGGAAATTCAAGTTGATCCCCCTCAGAAAATGGAGGTTCGAGTCAAGATCCTCTATACTTCAATCTGCCACACTGATCTCAGCTATTGGAAGGGCGAG AGCGAAGCTTACCGAGTGTATCCTCGGATTTTAGGCCATGAAGCTGCCGG AATTGTTGAGAGTGTGGGAGAGGGTGTTGTGGACATGAGGAAAGGTGACCATGTAATTCCAATCTTTAATGGGGAGTGTGGGGACTGCGTCTACTGCAAGTGCGACAAAACTAATCTCTGTGAGAGGTTTAGGGTACATCCGCTGAGGAGCGTGATGGTGAACGACGGCAACTGTAGGTTTTCCACCAAAGATGGGAAACCCATCTTCCATTTTCTCAACACTTCAACTTTCACCGAGTACACCGTCCTTCACTCCGCCTGCGTCGTCAAGATCGACTCCAAGGCTCCTCTCAAGAAGATGATCTTGCTCAGCTGTGGCGTCTCTTCTG GGCTTGGAGCTGCATGGAACACTGCCAAGGTGCAAGCAGGGTCGAGTGTGGCGATTTTCGGGCTGGGTTCAGTTGGTCTTGCT GCTGCTGAAGGAGCAAGGACCAGAGGAGCTTCAAAAATAATAGGAGTTGATATCAACCCAAACAAATTTATCAAAG GAAAAGCAATGGGGCTCACTGATTTCATCAACCCAAATGATTCAAAGAACCCTGTGCATGAG ATAATCCAGGAAATGACAGGAGGAGGAGTAGACTACAGCTTTGAATGTGCAGGCAATTTGGACGTTCTGAGGGAGGCCTTCTTGTCCACCCATGAG GGATGGGGTATGACAGTTCTTCTGGGAATTCATCCAACTCCGAGGATGCTCCCTATCCATCCTATGGAATTGTTTGATGGTCGGAGGATTATAGGATCAGTGTTCGGAGACTTCAAAGGGAAGACCCAGCTTCCTCATTTTGCCCAACAATGCATGCGCGGG GTGGTGAATTTGGACGAGTTCATCACTCATGAGCTTCCATTTGAGAAGATAAATGAAGCATTTCAGCTGCTTGCTGATGGGAAATCCTTGAGATGCGTTCTACACCTTTGA